A single genomic interval of Thermococcus sp. harbors:
- the cca gene encoding CCA tRNA nucleotidyltransferase, giving the protein MDIEVVINEVLQRIRPTEEERTFVEGLMEELKSIANETIKELGLDVKHYFVGSLAKDTYLAGDHDVDLFLAFPLETPLEELRKKGLELGKAIAEKLDSYEIAYAEHPYVRAKYRRVSVDLVPCYDVKSWRDVRTAVDRSILHTQWVNEHLDGRNDEVRLLKRFLKGINAYGSEVYVRGFSGYLAEILVVKYGSFLEVLEKAGFILRQKIIDPADWLRKEPEIARKTVEREINENKPLIVIDPVDPRRNVSANLSWERYGIFYFKSAEFLEKPSIKFFFPPEKPWKNYLEVLRERKTILLTLVFEVPNMVDDLLLPQLERSAKGLEKALEREGFKVLGWNVGKTEKAFIMLELDRAERERIMLKPGPEFFTERGRRFYEKNEKVWIVGKRLYSEKRVKENAVDVVIELLEKGQVSLGRGIREAVKGANVLLNYVPKELEKETYLFLSREKWNLKD; this is encoded by the coding sequence ATGGACATCGAAGTGGTCATCAACGAAGTCCTCCAGCGAATCAGACCGACCGAGGAGGAGAGGACCTTCGTTGAGGGACTAATGGAGGAGCTGAAGAGCATAGCCAATGAGACCATAAAAGAACTCGGTCTCGATGTTAAGCACTACTTCGTCGGCTCTCTCGCAAAGGACACTTACTTAGCTGGAGACCACGACGTTGACCTCTTCTTGGCTTTTCCTTTGGAGACCCCCCTCGAAGAGCTTCGAAAGAAAGGGTTAGAGCTAGGAAAGGCAATAGCGGAGAAGCTCGACTCATATGAGATTGCCTACGCTGAGCATCCCTACGTAAGGGCAAAATACAGGAGAGTGAGCGTTGACTTGGTTCCCTGCTACGATGTGAAGAGCTGGAGGGACGTTAGAACAGCGGTGGACCGCTCGATACTCCACACCCAATGGGTAAACGAACACTTAGATGGCAGGAACGATGAGGTCAGACTGCTCAAACGTTTCCTCAAGGGAATAAATGCCTATGGAAGCGAGGTTTACGTGAGGGGTTTTTCAGGCTACCTCGCCGAGATTCTGGTGGTTAAATACGGCTCCTTCCTCGAGGTTCTCGAAAAGGCAGGCTTCATACTGAGACAGAAGATAATAGACCCCGCGGATTGGCTGAGAAAAGAACCCGAGATTGCCAGAAAAACTGTAGAGAGGGAAATCAATGAGAACAAACCTCTCATAGTTATAGACCCCGTTGACCCAAGGAGGAACGTTTCTGCAAACCTGAGCTGGGAGCGCTACGGGATTTTCTACTTCAAAAGCGCGGAGTTTCTTGAAAAGCCTTCAATTAAGTTCTTTTTCCCACCAGAAAAACCCTGGAAAAACTACCTCGAAGTACTGAGGGAAAGAAAGACCATCCTGCTCACCCTCGTCTTTGAAGTGCCGAATATGGTTGACGACCTCCTGCTGCCTCAGCTCGAGAGGAGCGCCAAGGGTCTTGAGAAAGCCCTCGAAAGGGAGGGTTTCAAGGTCCTCGGCTGGAACGTTGGAAAAACCGAGAAGGCCTTCATAATGCTCGAACTGGACAGGGCAGAGAGGGAGAGGATAATGCTCAAGCCGGGGCCGGAGTTCTTCACGGAGAGAGGCAGGAGGTTCTACGAAAAGAACGAGAAGGTCTGGATTGTGGGAAAGAGGCTCTACTCGGAAAAAAGAGTCAAAGAGAACGCCGTGGATGTTGTCATCGAGCTCCTCGAAAAGGGGCAGGTCTCCCTTGGAAGGGGAATACGGGAAGCGGTTAAAGGGGCCAACGTACTGTTAAACTATGTTCCCAAGGAACTGGAGAAGGAAACCTATCTCTTCCTGAGCAGGGAGAAGTGGAATCTGAAGGATTAA